CTCGCCGCCGTGGTGCTGGCCCGGGAGGCGGGCCTGGTGGACGTGCACAGCGGCCGGGCCCGGATCGGTTTCGTTCCGCTGCTGGAGACCCCGGCCGAGCTGAACGCCGGCGGCGAACTGCTGGACGAGCTGCTGTCGCTGCCCGCGTACCGGAAGCTCGTGGCGGCCCGGGACGACGTGCAGGAGGTGATGCTGGGTTACTCCGACTCCAACAAGGAGGCCGGCATCACCACCAGCCAGTGGTCGATCCACCGCGCGCAGCGGGCGCTGCGGGACGTGGCCGCGCGGCACGGCGTACACCTGCGGTTGTTCCACGGCCGGGGTGGCACGGTCGGCCGGGGCGGCGGCCCCACGCACGAGGCGATCCTGGCCCAGCCGTACGGCACGCTCGACGGCGCGATCAAGGTCACCGAGCAGGGCGAGGTCATCTCCGACAAGTACACCCTGCCATCGCTGGCCCGGGAGAACCTGGAACTGACCCTGGCCGCCGTGCTCCAGGCGACGCTGCTGCACACCGCGCCCCGGCAGCCGGCCGAGATGCTGGAACGCTGGGACGCGACGATGGACGTGGTCTCCGAGTCGGCGTTCCGGCGCTACCGGTCCCTGGTGGAGGACCCGGACCTGCCGGCGTACTTCTGGGCGTCCACCCCCACGGAGCTGCTCGGCGCGCTGAACATCGGCTCCCGGCCGGCGAAGCGGCCGAACACCGGCGCGGGCCTGGCCGGGCTGCGGGCGATCCCGTGGGTGTTCGGCTGGACGCAGACCCGGCAGATCGTCCCCGGCTGGTTCGGGGTGGGCTCCGGCCTGGCCGCGGCCCGCGAGGCGGGGCTCTCCGACGTGCTGGCCGAGATGCACCGGAACTGGCATTTCTTCCGTACGTTCCTGTCGAACGTCGAGATGATGCTGACCAAAACCGACCTGGCCATCGCCCGCCGGTACGTCGAGACGCTGGTGCCGGAGCCGCTGCACCCGATCTTCCACAAGATCGAGCAGGAGTACGAGCTGACCAGGCAGGAAGTGCTGGCGGTGACCGGCTCCCCCGCCCTGCTGGAGAACTCCCCGGTGCTCCAGCGCACCCTCGCGGTGCGGGACACCTACCTCGAACCGCTGCACCACCTCCAGGTGGCGCTGCTGCGGCAGTACCGCGACTCCGGGGCGGCCGGCCGGGCGGTGGCCACCGCGCCGGGCGGCCGCCGGGCCCCCAGCGACGGTACGGCCCTGGAGCGCGCCCTGCTCACCACGGTGAACGGAATCGCCGCCGGCATGCGCAACACCGGCTGACCCCACCAGCGCGCGTTGCCCCCGGCCTGTCCCCCGTTACCCCACCTCGGATAACGGGGACGGGCCGGCGGGAGGTGGCCGCGGGCCGTGGGCCGTACCGGTTTGGCAAGCTCTGGGGATGGACTTCTCGACGCTGGCCGTGGTGGTGGTCTGCCTCGGTGCCGGCGGCGCGGTCGGCTGGTTCGCCGCACGGGCCCGTACAGCGGCGGAGGTCGCCCGGCTGGACGCCACCCTGCGCGCGGCTCGGGAGGGTGAGGGCCGGCTCGAGCAGTCGATGCGCGCGCTCGGCTACGAGGCCACCGCGCAGTCGCAGGAGGCGGTTGCCCGGGCGGTCGCCCCGCTGCACGAAACCCTGCGCCGCTACGAGCAGCGGGTGGCCGAGCTGGAACGCGACCGGGTCGACGCCTACGCCGAGTTGCGCGAGCAGGTGCGCGCGATGGGCGCGGTCTCTGGTGAGCTGCGCACCGAGACCAGGCAGCTCGTAGCGGCGCTGCGTGCCCCCCAGGTGCGCGGGCGGTGGGGGAGCACCAGCTACGCCGGATCGTCGAGGCCGCCGGCATGCTGGAGCACTGCGACTTCGCCGAGCAGGTCACCGCCGCCACCGACGACCGGCAGGTACGCCCCGACCTGGTGGTCCGGCTGCACGGGGGACGCTCGGTGGTGGTGGACGCCAAGGCGCCCCTGGAGGCGTACCTGACCGCGTTGGAGGCGCGCGAGGACCGGGAGCGGGACGCGCGCCTGCGGGCGCACGCGAAGCACCTGCGGGCGCACGTGGACGCGCTGGCCGCGAAGTCCTACTGGGCGGCCTTCGACGACTCCCCGGAGTTCGTGGTGCTGTTCGTGCCGGCCGACCCATTCCTGGACGTGGCGTTGCAGCACGACCCGACGCTGCTGGAGCACGCCTTCCGGCAGAACGTGGTGCTGGCGACCCCGGCGACCCTGGTGGCGCTGCTGCGGACGGTGGCGTACTCCTGGCGGCAGGAGGCGCTGGCCCGCAACGCGGTGGCGGTGCACTCGCTGGCCCGCGAGTTGTACGGCCGGCTGTCCACGCTGGGCGAGCACGTGGGGAAGCTCGGGGGCGCGCTGGGTACGGCAGTGACCGCGTACAACCGGGCGGTGGGGTCGCTGGAGGCGCGTGTGCTGGTCAGTGCGCGCAAGCTGGCCGAGTTGGGGGTCTCCGACCAGGAGCTGCCCGTACCGTCCCAGGTGGAGGTGGCCCCCCGGCAGCCGCAGGCCCCGGAGCTGGTCGAACCCGCCGAATCGACGTCCACTTCGTCCGTTCGGCCCATCGGGATGGACGACTAGCACTATCGACGTGACAGGGCGGTCCGATTTACGTCACGGGGTGGTCACAACCCCCTGCTCACTAGTGACACCGACTGCCAACACCACGAAAGATCACGCTCACGAGTGCTCTGCATCGCAGAGCCCTGGTTCTCTGGAGGAAGAGAACGTGAGTAAACCCCGCAACCTGAGCCGGCGTACCTCCGCCGCGCTCTTCGCGTCTGTCGTGGCGGCCGGCGCCATGACCGGGGCGGGTGGTGCCGCCACCGCGAGCGCCACTCCCTCCGCGCCCGACGCCGCTCCGGCGACCGCCGCCGAGGCGCTGGGCTCGCACGACGCCAAGCTCCTCGCCGAGGCCGAGGCCAAGAAGGCCCCCACCGTCACGATGATCGTCGCCACCGACAAGGGCGCGGCGAAGAAGGTCGCCGACGGTGTGGAGAAGCTGGGCGGCGCGGTCAGCCAGCGCTTCGACAGCATCGGTTACGTCCTGGCCAAGGTCCCCACCGACAAGGCGCTGAAGGCGGCCACGCTGCCCGGTGTCGCCGCGGTGGACCTCGACGAGGTCATCCAGCTCCCCGATCCGACGCCGGAGGCGGCCCCGGCCGGCAGCCGGACCGCCGAGCAGGCGGAGACCCTCAGCGGGCCGGGCGGGGACACCCCGGCCGTCAACCCATACATGCCGACGAACGAGACTGGCGCAGAGAAGTTCAAGGCCGACAACCCGCAGTGGGACGGCCGTGGCGTCACCATCGGCATCATGGACTCCGGTGTGGACCTCGACCACCCGGCGCTCCAGAAGACCACCACCGGCGAGCGTAAGATCGTCGACTGGGTGACCGCGACCGACCCGCTGGAGGACGCCAGCTGGCGGGCCATGCTCACCGAGGTGACCGGTCCGACGTTCACCGTCGGGACCAGCACCTTCACGGCTCCGGCCGGCACCTACCGGTTCAACCGGTTCAGCGAGTCGATCACCCGGACCAGCGACCCGGCCGGTGACGTCAACCGCGACGGCGACACCACCGACACCTGGGGCATCCTCTACGACCCGGTGACCCACAACGTCTGGGTGGACGTCGACCAGGACAACGACTTCACCGACGAGGCCCTGATGCGGCCGTACAAGGAGAAGTTCGACGTCGGCCACTTCGGCACCGACAAGCCGGCCACCCCGGTGCGGGACCAGATCCCGTTCGTGGTCGAGTACCGCGAGGACGTGGACACCCGGCCGGCCGGCGGCCCGGGCCTGGTCGACTACGTCAACATCGGCATCGTCGAGAGCACCCACGGCACGCACGTCGCCGGCATCACCGCCGCCAACGACATGCTCGGCAACGGCGCCTTCGACGGCGCGGCCCCCGGCGCCAAGCTGGTCTCCGCCCGCGCCTGCTCGTGGGGTGGCGGCTGCACCTTCGCCGCCCTCACCACCGGCATGGCCGACCTGGTGATCAACCGCGGCGTCGACGTGGTCAACATGTCGATCGGTGGCCTGCCGGCCCTGAACGACGGTTCGACCGCCCGCGGCGTGCTCTACAACCAGCTCGTCGAGGTCTACGGCGTGCAGCTCGTGCTCTCGGCCGGCAACTCCGGCCCGGGCCTGAACACGGTCGGCGACCCGTCGGTCGCGACCAACGTGATCAGCACCGCAGCGAGCATCAGCAAGGACACCTGGCTGGCCAACTACGGCTCGGTGGTGCGGAAGAAGAACGCCCTGTTCAACTTCTCGTCCCGTGGCCCGCGTGAGGACGGCGGTCTGAAGCCGCAGATCACCGCCCCGGGCTCGGCCATCTCCACCGCGCCGACCTGGCAGCCGGGCGGCCCGGTCGCCGAGGCCGGCTACCCGCTGCCCCCGGGCTACCAGATGCTCAACGGCACCTCGATGGCGGCCCCGCAGGCCGCCGGTGCCGTCGCGCTGCTGCTGTCGGCCGCCAAGGCGACCGACAAGGGCGTCACCCCGGCCGCGCTGCGCCGCGCGCTGTACAGCTCGGCCAAGCCGATCGAGGACGTCCCGACGTACGGGCAGGGCTACGGCATGGTCAACGTGCCGGGCGCGTGGAAGCTGCTCCGCAAGGGCGTGGAGACCCGCACCTACACCTCCGAGGCTGCGGTCTGCACCGAGCTGTCGGACTTCCTGACGAAGTACGACGCCTCGCTCGGTCAGTTCGTACCGACCCCGGACCAGGGTGTCGGCGTCTACAACCGTTGCGCCTCGAACCAGGACGGCCAGCAGGTCGGGCAGACCAAGACCTACCCGGTCAAGATCACCCGTACCAGCGGCCCGGCCGGCTCGATCACGCACGAGATCACCCTGCGGGGCAACGACGGCACCTTCAAGGCGCCGAAGACGGTCTCGCTGCCGCTGAACCAGACCGTCACGGTCGAGGTCACCGCCAAGGCGACCACCGCCGGTGCGCACGGCGCGATCATGACGATCGACGACCCGGCGACCAACGTGATCGACTTCGAGGTGCCCACCGTGGTGGTCGCCGGTAACGACCCGAAGGCCCCGAACTTCGCGTACTCGGCCCACGGCTCGGTGGACCGGAACAGCTTCACCTCGTACTTCGTGACCGTGCCCCCGGGCACCGGCGCGCTCCAGGTGAACCTCTCCGGCATCGCCACCGGCTCGCAGACCCGGTTCATCGCCTTCAACCCGTACGGTGTGCCGGTCGACAGCACCTCCAGCCTCGGCTGCTACACCAACTTCTCCGACGCCGCCGCCTGCAAGCCGCAGGAGCGGGACTACCAGAACCCGATCGCCGGGATCTGGGAGATCGAGGTGGAGTCGCGGCGTACCTCGCCGACCCTGAACAACCCGTACACGCTCGACGTACGGCTCCAGGGCGTCAAGGTGGAGCCGGCCGTCGTCGAACTGCCGGCGGTCGAGGCCGGTGAGCCGACCCCGGTGACCTGGTCGCTGTCCAACACCCTCGGGCCGGTCTCGGTGTCCGGGCGGGGTGGACCGCTCTCCAGCGTCCACGCCGAGCGTCCGACCATCGCCGAGGGTGCTTCGGTCCAGTACACCGTCGAGGTGCCCGCGGGCGCGACGTCGTTCACCGCCCGGATCGGCAACCCGGCCGAGCCCGGCGCCGACCTCGACCTGTACGTCTTCCGCGGGACCACCGAGGTCGGCCGAGCTGCCGACGGTGACTCCGAGGAAGCGGTGACCATCAACAACCCGCCGGCCGGCACCTACCGGGTGGTGGTCGAGGGCTACGCGGTCAACGGCCCCGGCACCAGCACCGCGTACGACTACCGGGACTCGTTCTCGGCGCCGGCGCTGGGCACCCTGGCCGCCTCGGCGACCCCGGTCGCCCTGCCGCACGGCGGCACCGCCAGCATCACCGGTACGGTGACCGCCGCCTCGACCCCGGGCGCGGGCCGGTCCCTCTACGGTGAGCTGGCCGTGGTGACCAGCGAGGGCGCGGTCGTCGG
The nucleotide sequence above comes from Micromonospora pallida. Encoded proteins:
- a CDS encoding S8 family serine peptidase; the encoded protein is MSKPRNLSRRTSAALFASVVAAGAMTGAGGAATASATPSAPDAAPATAAEALGSHDAKLLAEAEAKKAPTVTMIVATDKGAAKKVADGVEKLGGAVSQRFDSIGYVLAKVPTDKALKAATLPGVAAVDLDEVIQLPDPTPEAAPAGSRTAEQAETLSGPGGDTPAVNPYMPTNETGAEKFKADNPQWDGRGVTIGIMDSGVDLDHPALQKTTTGERKIVDWVTATDPLEDASWRAMLTEVTGPTFTVGTSTFTAPAGTYRFNRFSESITRTSDPAGDVNRDGDTTDTWGILYDPVTHNVWVDVDQDNDFTDEALMRPYKEKFDVGHFGTDKPATPVRDQIPFVVEYREDVDTRPAGGPGLVDYVNIGIVESTHGTHVAGITAANDMLGNGAFDGAAPGAKLVSARACSWGGGCTFAALTTGMADLVINRGVDVVNMSIGGLPALNDGSTARGVLYNQLVEVYGVQLVLSAGNSGPGLNTVGDPSVATNVISTAASISKDTWLANYGSVVRKKNALFNFSSRGPREDGGLKPQITAPGSAISTAPTWQPGGPVAEAGYPLPPGYQMLNGTSMAAPQAAGAVALLLSAAKATDKGVTPAALRRALYSSAKPIEDVPTYGQGYGMVNVPGAWKLLRKGVETRTYTSEAAVCTELSDFLTKYDASLGQFVPTPDQGVGVYNRCASNQDGQQVGQTKTYPVKITRTSGPAGSITHEITLRGNDGTFKAPKTVSLPLNQTVTVEVTAKATTAGAHGAIMTIDDPATNVIDFEVPTVVVAGNDPKAPNFAYSAHGSVDRNSFTSYFVTVPPGTGALQVNLSGIATGSQTRFIAFNPYGVPVDSTSSLGCYTNFSDAAACKPQERDYQNPIAGIWEIEVESRRTSPTLNNPYTLDVRLQGVKVEPAVVELPAVEAGEPTPVTWSLSNTLGPVSVSGRGGPLSSVHAERPTIAEGASVQYTVEVPAGATSFTARIGNPAEPGADLDLYVFRGTTEVGRAADGDSEEAVTINNPPAGTYRVVVEGYAVNGPGTSTAYDYRDSFSAPALGTLAASATPVALPHGGTASITGTVTAASTPGAGRSLYGELAVVTSEGAVVGRGSVSVDAVN